The Daucus carota subsp. sativus chromosome 9, DH1 v3.0, whole genome shotgun sequence genome window below encodes:
- the LOC108201876 gene encoding GCN5-related N-acetyltransferase 1, chloroplastic, with translation MLLHGNFTTPLRCFLRHPTPHRTATPTPLAITNYSISDQELTSRGFTLHRTITHLNLDDLNSIFVAVGFPRRHPDKIRTALEHTDSLLWAQYEKTQKPVAFARATGDGVFNAIIWDVVVDPSFQGLGLGKVLMERLVDELVNKGINNIALYSEPRVLGFYRPLGFVADPDGIRGMVYSRKGKKR, from the coding sequence ATGCTCCTCCACGGCAACTTCACCACCCCCCTCCGCTGCTTCCTCCGCCACCCTACTCCCCACCGCACCGCCACCCCCACCCCGCTCGCCATCACAAACTACTCAATCTCCGACCAAGAGCTCACTTCCCGAGGCTTCACTCTCCACCGTACGATCACCCACCTCAATCTCGACGACCTCAACTCCATCTTCGTCGCCGTGGGATTCCCCCGCCGCCACCCCGACAAAATACGTACGGCCCTCGAACACACTGACTCCTTGCTGTGGGCCCAGTACGAGAAAACCCAAAAGCCTGTAGCGTTTGCACGTGCCACGGGGGATGGTGTGTTCAATGCAATAATATGGGATGTGGTGGTGGACCCCAGTTTCcaagggttagggttagggaaAGTGCTGATGGAGAGATTAGTTGATGAGCTTGTTAACAAAGGGATTAATAATATTGCTTTGTATTCGGAGCCCCGGGTGCTCGGGTTTTATAGGCCTTTAGGGTTTGTGGCGGATCCGGATGGGATCCGAGGGATGGTTTATTCTAGGAAAGGTAAGAAAAGATAG
- the LOC108201404 gene encoding uncharacterized protein LOC108201404: MAYLNTIGCGEGLSSSRPPLFDGTNFATWKTRFRIYARSQGVKVWMAIEDGIIIPTKIIDDVIYEKKVSEYTHDEEDRMNIAAKAEMVLTSALAEKEYKRVNNCKSAQEMWNKLVVTYEGTTNIKDSRMDTLIMEYENFKLQEGENIIDMETRFTHIVDELAQLRKNYTQNEKNRRVLKSLPPSWKVKVTTIKEMHNLNDYHIDNLFGNLRAYEEDNVPDTVVPKVEEKKKNMALKAILIDDDDNDEELNEELKNLDEGEIALLTRQLRRVLQSKAQRYGKGFLKSNNQQRVFNSNGRPNYSQNYTPNYKSNFPPSGYNKGKGIQNSSSNSYNNANNNNINNNNYTSPKPKEPVQEETQDVCFECKQPGHYKRECPKLAKGRVLVAENGWDLSEDEEASEASEEIVNLCLMASDNASTSSDDSTTNLEVSGPSRVLENMHLFIDSSLNLLDMSKSDLIDLLVHINSRYCDTNQRFLATWSEHEKLKDSSKDQQKELTRMMESMIEKEDDMKSLNDQNDSLKLEINKYKDNITNLEIENVSLLLQAEELENEKIQLNENNCKLHVDVLNLKIQNESLTQEKSTPSH; encoded by the coding sequence ATGGCGTATTTAAACACCATTGGTTGCGGTGAAGGTCTATCTAGCTCTCGACCTCCTCTATTTGATGGCACCAACTTTGCAACTTGGAAAACGAGATTCCGCATCTATGCTCGATCTCAAGgcgtcaaagtttggatggctaTAGAGGATGGAATTATCATTCCAACCAAAATTATTGATGATGTCATCTACGAAAAGAAAGTGAGTGAATATACTCATGACGAGGAAGATAGAATGAACATCGCCGCCAAAGctgaaatggttctcacaagtgcacttgcagaaaaagaatataagcgCGTGAATAATTGCAAGtcggcacaagaaatgtggaacaaactTGTGGTTACATACGAAGGAACTACTAACATcaaagattctcgaatggatactttgATTATGGAGTATGAGAATTTCAAACTCCAAGAAGGAGAAAACATCATCGATATGGAAACGAGATTCACTCATATTGTTGATGAGCTTGCCCAACTTCGAAAGAACTATacgcaaaatgaaaagaatcggCGAGTTCTTAAATCTCTACCTCCAAGCtggaaagtcaaagttacaacaatcaaagagatgcacaatctcaatgattatCACATTGACAATCTCTTCGGAAATCTTCGTGCTTATGAGGAAGACAATGTTCCGGATACGGTCGTTCCTAaagtggaagaaaagaagaaaaatatggcactCAAGGCCATACTAATCGATGATGATGACAACGACGAAGAGTTGAACGAGGAACTCAAAAATCTTGATGAAGGCGAAATTGCTTTATTAACAagacaacttcgtcgtgtgctccaaagcaaagctcaaagataTGGAAAAGGCTTTCTCAAATCAAACAATCAgcaaagagtttttaactcaaatggaaggcctaattactctcaaaattacACTCCTAACTACAAGAGTAATTTTCCTCCTTCGGGCTATAACAAAGGCAAAGGAATTCAAAATTCAAGTTCGAATTCCTACAACAATGcgaacaacaacaacatcaacaacaacaactataCATCTCCTAAGCCTAAAGAGCCTGTTCAAGAGGAGACACAAGATGTTTGTTTTGAATGCAAACAACCGGGTCACTACAAGAGGGAATGTCCTAAGCTAGCCAAAGGACGTGTTCTCGTAGCTGAAAACGGTTGGGATCTAAGTGAGGATGAAGAAGCCTCTGAAGCCAGTGAAGAAATTGTCAATCTATGCTTAATGGCTTCGGACAACGCATCTACTTCTTCAGATGATTCCACTACGAACCTAGAGGTAAGTGGTCCCTCACGAGTATTAGAAAATATGCATCTATTTATTGACTCTAGCTTAAATCTGCTTGACATGTCTAAAAGTGATCTAATTGATTTGCTAGTTCATATAAATAGTAGATATTGTGACACTAATCAAAGATTCCTAGCTACGTGGTCTGAACACGAAAAGCTCAAAGATTCGAGTAAAGATCAACAAAAAGAGTTGACTCGAATGATGGAATCTATGATCGAAAAGGAGGATGATATGAAATCACTCAATGATCAAAATGACTCCttaaagcttgaaatcaacaagTACAAGGACAACATCACAAATCTTGAAATAGAGAATGTTTCCTTGCTACTACAAGCTGAAGAATTGGAAAATGAGAAGATACAATTAAATGAGAATAATTGTAAGCTTCATGTTGATGTATTAAATTTGAAGATTCAGAATGAATCTTTGACTCAAGAAAAGTCAACCCCGAGTCATTAA
- the LOC108201935 gene encoding basic leucine zipper 43: protein MMFPSEFLGTQTLAQECISHVDNNCSVIQSNMSPLQDFDNFLAKYMTLQNAIPGPDFNSQSSCVSNNSTSDEGDELHLSIINERKQRRMISNRESARRSRMRKQKHLDELLSQVYRLRTEKNDLIDKLNNVSESHDKVLLENARLKEEASNLRRMVTDIQLASTYNGLRDLEELPCTTPHLIANTSPNCKTV, encoded by the coding sequence ATGATGTTCCCATCTGAGTTTCTAGGAACCCAAACCTTGGCTCAAGAATGCATATCCCATGTTGACAATAATTGCAGTGTGATACAGAGTAACATGTCACCACTCCAGGACTTCGACAACTTCTTGGCCAAATATATGACCTTACAAAACGCCATCCCTGGCCCCGATTTCAATTCCCAGTCGTCGTGTGTCAGTAACAACTCGACCTCAGACGAAGGCGATGAGCTGCACCTAAGCATCATCAATGAGAGAAAGCAGAGGAGAATGATTTCCAACAGAGAATCGGCTCGTAGGTCGAGGATGAGGAAGCAGAAGCACCTGGATGAATTATTGTCGCAGGTATACCGTCTGAGAACAGAGAAGAATGACCTCATTGACAAGCTAAATAATGTATCCGAAAGCCATGATAAAGTCTTGCTAGAAAATGCAAGGCTTAAGGAAGAAGCCTCGAATCTTCGTCGAATGGTAACTGATATTCAGCTTGCTAGTACTTACAatggtttgagagatttggaggAACTTCCCTGCACTACACCTCATCTTATTGCTAATACATCACCTAACTGTAAAACGGTGTAA